Proteins encoded together in one uncultured Desulfosarcina sp. window:
- a CDS encoding aminotransferase class III-fold pyridoxal phosphate-dependent enzyme: MQTYSYPESQALFQRASRVMPCGIYGHFSPAPLIPPEYYPFFTAKAKGARFFDIDGNEFIDYMCGYGPMVTGYNNPEVDAAALDQLKRGNCTTSAAPVMVELAEYLVDLVPAADWAFFAKNGGDITNYATMIARDATGRSKIVMFKGGYHGVAAWMQSPGHHGVTDQDHEHILRVDWNDFAALEAVVQQHGDDIAGLIATPYHVPTFADSEMPAEGFWQKVEALCRKHGIVLIIDDIRHGFRLDMGGSCEHFGFKPDLICFCKALANGYPISALVGSAALKDVTARVFCTGSYWFSAVPMAAALANLKLMKAMNAPRIMLETGDKLLTAMVDIAKTYGFDLKVTGAPSMPYLRITNDPSLMLHQQWCAECTRRGAYFTSHHNWFVSTAHTDDDIRQTLDIVDDAFKAVRKTFGDRF; this comes from the coding sequence ATGCAGACCTACAGCTATCCGGAATCCCAGGCGCTGTTCCAGCGGGCCTCCCGGGTCATGCCCTGCGGCATTTACGGCCACTTCAGTCCCGCGCCCCTGATTCCGCCCGAGTATTACCCCTTTTTTACCGCCAAGGCCAAAGGCGCCCGATTCTTCGATATCGACGGCAACGAATTCATCGATTACATGTGCGGCTACGGCCCCATGGTCACCGGCTACAACAACCCCGAGGTGGACGCCGCCGCCCTCGACCAGTTGAAGCGGGGCAACTGCACCACCAGCGCGGCGCCCGTGATGGTCGAGCTGGCCGAATACCTGGTGGACCTGGTCCCGGCGGCCGACTGGGCCTTTTTCGCCAAGAACGGGGGGGACATCACCAATTACGCCACCATGATCGCCCGCGACGCCACCGGCCGCAGCAAGATCGTCATGTTCAAGGGCGGCTACCACGGCGTGGCCGCCTGGATGCAGTCCCCGGGCCATCACGGAGTGACGGACCAGGACCATGAGCACATCCTTCGCGTGGACTGGAACGATTTCGCCGCCCTGGAAGCTGTGGTCCAGCAGCACGGCGACGATATCGCCGGACTCATCGCCACGCCCTACCACGTGCCGACCTTCGCCGACAGCGAGATGCCCGCCGAGGGGTTCTGGCAAAAAGTGGAAGCCCTGTGCCGCAAACATGGCATCGTTCTCATCATCGACGACATTCGCCATGGATTTCGGCTGGACATGGGCGGGTCCTGCGAGCATTTCGGTTTCAAGCCCGACCTGATCTGCTTCTGCAAGGCCCTGGCCAACGGTTACCCGATCTCCGCCCTGGTGGGCAGCGCCGCCCTCAAGGATGTGACGGCGCGGGTTTTCTGCACCGGCAGCTACTGGTTTTCCGCCGTGCCCATGGCTGCGGCCCTGGCCAACCTCAAACTGATGAAGGCCATGAACGCTCCCCGGATCATGCTGGAAACCGGAGACAAACTGCTGACCGCCATGGTGGACATCGCCAAAACTTACGGTTTCGATCTCAAGGTGACCGGCGCGCCGTCCATGCCCTACTTGCGCATCACCAACGACCCCTCCCTGATGCTTCACCAGCAGTGGTGCGCCGAATGCACCCGGCGGGGAGCCTATTTTACGTCTCATCACAACTGGTTTGTCTCCACGGCCCACACCGACGACGATATCCGGCAAACCCTGGACATCGTGGACGACGCTTTCAAGGCCGTGAGAAAAACATTTGGCGACCGCTTTTAA
- a CDS encoding transketolase — protein sequence MPITEQEIRFLQEKAKKIRKDIIDITGWSGGAHIGGAMSMVEMLTLLFFKVARLDPSQPEAPERDRIVVSKGHGGVGYAAMLADKGYFEFDLLKNFNKFKSPFGMHLDANKVRGVDVSTGSLGHGLPMAVGLALGARVQKQGWKTYCILGDGECNEGSVWEAAMAASHFKTTNLITFVDRNRLMIDGQTEDVMSLEPFADKWRAFGFDVREVDGHSFGQLTEAVDAALAATEKPALIIANTIKGKGVDFMENDVRWHYGGLDSDLIARAKDSVDRMAGHD from the coding sequence ATGCCCATCACCGAACAGGAAATCCGGTTCCTGCAAGAAAAAGCGAAGAAAATCCGCAAAGACATCATCGACATCACCGGCTGGTCCGGGGGCGCCCACATCGGCGGCGCCATGAGCATGGTGGAAATGCTCACCCTGCTCTTTTTCAAGGTTGCCCGGCTGGACCCGTCCCAACCGGAAGCGCCCGAGCGGGACCGCATCGTGGTCAGCAAGGGGCACGGCGGTGTCGGCTATGCCGCCATGCTGGCGGATAAAGGCTACTTCGAATTCGACCTGCTGAAGAATTTCAACAAGTTCAAGTCCCCTTTCGGCATGCACCTGGACGCCAACAAGGTGCGCGGGGTGGACGTTTCCACCGGTTCTCTGGGCCATGGCCTGCCCATGGCCGTGGGGCTGGCCTTAGGCGCCAGGGTCCAAAAACAGGGCTGGAAAACCTACTGCATCCTGGGCGACGGGGAGTGCAACGAAGGTTCGGTCTGGGAGGCGGCCATGGCCGCCAGCCATTTCAAGACCACCAACCTGATCACCTTCGTGGACCGCAACCGCCTGATGATCGACGGCCAGACCGAGGATGTGATGTCCCTGGAGCCCTTTGCCGATAAATGGCGGGCCTTCGGTTTCGATGTCCGCGAGGTGGACGGCCACAGCTTCGGCCAACTGACGGAAGCGGTCGACGCGGCCCTGGCCGCAACCGAAAAACCGGCGCTCATCATCGCCAACACGATCAAGGGCAAGGGCGTCGACTTCATGGAAAATGACGTGCGCTGGCATTATGGGGGTCTGGACAGCGATCTGATCGCCCGGGCCAAAGATTCTGTCGACCGTATGGCCGGCCACGATTAA
- a CDS encoding transketolase C-terminal domain-containing protein: MSEGLTWTVYDADTMTQAEIYGEVLCRLGEQHPEIVALSADMANSSKIGRFGKKFPERFFNVGIAEQNLFGVAAGLAKSGLTPVVSTMAAFTAMRACEQVRTDICYQNLNCKIIATHGGSSFGQAGTTHHCTEDLSIMRSFANMTVIVPADGIETANAVRAAIDWPGPVYIRIGRGFEPPFYENEDYGFAIGKSVELHSGTDVTLICCGIAVLQAVEAAKFLQANDGLSVRVINMHTIKPIDEAAILSAVTDTRRLITFEDHNIHGGLGSAVADVIAASGKGCAFEKVGIPDCFCEVGYPEDLYSHYKLDTDGIVEKVREVMGRDFEEDDDWEDEV; encoded by the coding sequence ATGAGTGAAGGATTGACCTGGACCGTCTACGACGCGGACACCATGACCCAGGCGGAAATTTACGGCGAGGTGCTCTGCCGGTTGGGCGAACAGCATCCCGAGATTGTCGCCCTGAGCGCCGATATGGCCAACTCGTCCAAAATCGGCCGTTTCGGCAAGAAATTTCCCGAGCGCTTCTTTAACGTCGGCATCGCCGAGCAGAACCTTTTCGGCGTGGCCGCCGGCCTAGCCAAATCCGGCCTGACGCCCGTGGTCTCCACCATGGCGGCCTTTACCGCCATGCGGGCCTGCGAACAGGTACGCACCGACATCTGTTACCAGAATCTGAACTGCAAAATCATCGCCACCCACGGGGGCTCTTCCTTCGGTCAGGCAGGGACCACCCATCACTGCACCGAAGATCTGTCCATCATGCGCAGTTTCGCCAACATGACGGTCATCGTGCCGGCCGACGGCATCGAAACCGCCAACGCCGTGCGGGCGGCCATCGACTGGCCGGGACCGGTCTACATCCGCATCGGACGGGGCTTCGAGCCGCCGTTTTACGAAAACGAAGACTATGGGTTCGCCATCGGCAAATCCGTTGAGCTGCATTCCGGCACGGACGTCACCCTGATCTGCTGCGGCATCGCCGTCTTGCAGGCCGTGGAGGCGGCCAAATTCCTGCAGGCCAACGACGGTCTGAGCGTGCGGGTCATCAACATGCACACCATCAAGCCCATTGACGAGGCGGCCATTTTATCCGCGGTGACCGATACCCGGAGACTGATCACCTTCGAGGATCACAACATTCACGGGGGCCTGGGCAGCGCCGTGGCCGATGTCATCGCGGCCAGCGGCAAGGGCTGCGCTTTCGAGAAGGTGGGCATCCCGGATTGCTTCTGCGAGGTGGGTTATCCCGAAGACCTCTACAGCCACTATAAGCTCGACACCGACGGCATCGTCGAGAAAGTGCGCGAGGTCATGGGGCGGGATTTCGAGGAGGACGACGACTGGGAAGACGAGGTGTAG
- the nqrF gene encoding NADH:ubiquinone reductase (Na(+)-transporting) subunit F codes for MIYLVSITVFLAVIMILVGLLLFVEGKVVQKGTNRVIINNDEEKSIDAPSGKTLLSALSSNGIFIPSGCGGGGACGMCKCKVEEGSRGPLPTELAHLSRKERKEDIRLACQMKVKEDLKIRIPDEILSVKKYPATVVSNENVATFIKDLILELDGDEQLDFTAGAYIQIDIPEYEIPFELFRVRVAERYRPDWDRFNLWGLRGRNLAPVFRAYSLANPPAEPSRLRFTIRIATPPPGTKGLPPGTGSTYIFNLKPGDKVTLSGPFGEFAVKESDREVCFVGGGAGMAPLRSQILDQLLRVKTGRTMSFWYGARSKLELFFDEEFKELAEKHSNFSYHVALSNPMPEDNWEGLTGYIHQQLHDTYLAKHKDPTEIEYYLCGPPMMVSAVEKMLDDLGVEPEMIAYDKF; via the coding sequence TTGATATATCTGGTTTCCATAACCGTTTTTCTCGCGGTGATCATGATCCTCGTGGGGCTTTTGCTTTTTGTAGAAGGCAAAGTCGTTCAAAAGGGAACCAACCGGGTCATCATCAACAACGACGAAGAGAAGAGCATCGACGCGCCGTCGGGCAAGACGCTGCTGTCGGCCCTTTCGTCCAACGGTATCTTTATCCCGTCCGGCTGCGGCGGCGGCGGGGCCTGTGGCATGTGCAAGTGCAAGGTGGAGGAAGGCTCGCGCGGACCGCTGCCGACCGAACTGGCGCACCTGTCCCGCAAGGAAAGAAAAGAGGACATCCGCCTGGCCTGTCAGATGAAGGTCAAGGAAGATCTGAAGATCCGCATTCCCGACGAAATTCTTTCCGTCAAAAAGTACCCGGCCACGGTGGTTTCCAACGAGAACGTGGCCACCTTCATCAAGGATCTCATTCTGGAACTGGATGGAGACGAACAGCTGGACTTCACCGCCGGCGCCTACATCCAGATCGATATTCCCGAATACGAGATCCCCTTCGAGCTTTTCCGGGTGCGGGTGGCCGAGCGCTATCGCCCCGACTGGGACCGGTTCAACCTCTGGGGGCTGCGCGGCAGGAACCTGGCACCGGTGTTTCGGGCCTACTCGCTGGCCAACCCGCCTGCAGAGCCCAGCCGGCTGCGCTTCACCATTCGCATTGCCACGCCGCCGCCGGGTACCAAGGGGCTGCCGCCGGGTACCGGTTCGACCTATATTTTCAACCTTAAACCCGGGGACAAGGTGACCCTCAGTGGACCGTTCGGCGAATTTGCCGTCAAAGAGAGCGACCGGGAGGTGTGCTTCGTGGGCGGGGGTGCCGGGATGGCACCGTTGCGCAGCCAGATATTGGATCAGCTCCTGCGCGTGAAGACCGGGCGCACCATGTCCTTCTGGTATGGGGCCCGATCCAAACTGGAGCTGTTTTTCGACGAGGAGTTCAAGGAACTGGCGGAAAAACACTCCAATTTTTCCTATCACGTGGCCCTGTCCAATCCCATGCCCGAGGACAACTGGGAGGGATTGACCGGCTATATCCACCAGCAGCTTCACGACACCTACCTGGCGAAGCACAAGGATCCCACCGAGATCGAATACTACCTGTGCGGACCGCCCATGATGGTGTCCGCCGTCGAGAAAATGTTGGATGACCTGGGGGTGGAGCCGGAGATGATCGCCTACGACAAGTTCTGA
- the nqrE gene encoding NADH:ubiquinone reductase (Na(+)-transporting) subunit E, whose protein sequence is MENLIGLFLNSVFVGNILLSYFLGMCSFVAVSKNMDTAIGLGFAVVFVLSITAPVNWLVFRYLLSPGALQWAGLESVDLSFLKFITFIAVIAAIVQMVEMVIDRYSPGLYMALGVFLPLIAVNCAILGASLFMVERNYTFVETVVFGFGSGMGWLMAIVSMAAIRIKMRYANVPRGLDGFGIIMIVTGLMAMGFMLFSGITL, encoded by the coding sequence ATGGAAAACCTGATCGGTCTGTTTCTCAATTCGGTGTTCGTGGGCAACATCCTGCTCTCTTACTTCCTGGGGATGTGCTCATTCGTGGCGGTGTCCAAGAATATGGATACGGCCATCGGGCTGGGGTTCGCCGTGGTGTTCGTGCTTTCCATCACGGCGCCGGTGAACTGGCTGGTGTTTCGGTATCTGCTGTCACCCGGTGCGCTGCAATGGGCCGGCCTGGAGAGCGTCGATTTGAGTTTTTTGAAATTCATTACCTTCATCGCCGTGATCGCTGCCATCGTCCAGATGGTGGAGATGGTGATCGACCGCTATTCTCCCGGGCTCTATATGGCATTGGGTGTGTTTCTGCCGCTGATCGCGGTCAACTGTGCGATCCTGGGCGCATCCCTGTTCATGGTGGAGCGTAACTACACCTTTGTCGAAACGGTGGTCTTCGGATTCGGGTCCGGGATGGGCTGGCTCATGGCCATCGTCTCCATGGCCGCCATTCGGATCAAGATGCGCTATGCCAATGTTCCCCGGGGGCTGGACGGCTTCGGCATCATCATGATCGTGACCGGCCTGATGGCCATGGGATTTATGCTGTTCTCGGGCATTACTCTGTGA
- a CDS encoding NADH:ubiquinone reductase (Na(+)-transporting) subunit D, which produces MKFTQSPTFKAFSEPLAKNNPVFIQSLGICSALAVTVQLKTAIVMALAMTTVTAFSSLTISAMRNVIPRNVRMIVELSVIASLVILADQLLRAYLYDISKQLSVFVGLIITNCIVMGRAETYALGNPPLRSFMDGLGNGAGYGMVLITVAFIRELLGAGKILGFSVVPQVFYDFGYMNMGFMQLAPAAFIIIGLLVWLQKTLMKN; this is translated from the coding sequence ATGAAGTTTACCCAATCTCCGACGTTCAAGGCGTTTTCCGAACCGTTGGCCAAAAACAACCCGGTTTTCATTCAAAGCCTGGGCATCTGTTCGGCCCTGGCCGTAACGGTACAACTGAAAACCGCCATCGTCATGGCCCTGGCCATGACAACGGTCACCGCCTTCTCCAGCCTGACCATCTCCGCCATGCGCAACGTGATTCCGAGAAACGTGCGCATGATCGTTGAACTGTCGGTAATCGCCTCGCTGGTGATTCTGGCCGATCAACTGCTGCGGGCCTATCTGTACGACATCAGCAAGCAGCTTTCCGTTTTTGTGGGGCTGATCATCACCAACTGTATCGTCATGGGCCGGGCCGAGACTTATGCCCTGGGCAATCCGCCCCTGCGGTCCTTCATGGACGGTCTGGGCAATGGCGCCGGCTACGGCATGGTGCTGATTACCGTGGCCTTTATCCGCGAACTGCTCGGGGCCGGCAAAATTCTGGGATTTTCCGTCGTGCCCCAGGTGTTTTACGATTTCGGCTACATGAACATGGGGTTCATGCAACTGGCTCCAGCGGCGTTTATTATTATCGGGCTGCTGGTGTGGCTGCAGAAGACCCTGATGAAAAATTAG